A single genomic interval of Bradyrhizobium japonicum USDA 6 harbors:
- a CDS encoding GumC family protein, with protein MAFGRGASPRSIAPTEPAASWEAPRAATARPDGAAPAQIKGSLTVTGALSFLRENGRRILALALALFALGVIVLMVLPVRYAATALVVLDPRELRVTSEQDVLPGIGQDAAALQSQIEIAKSDGFLRPLIEQLKIADDQDIAGGYTDMTRLLEKFRNRLDISRRGLTYVIAISFTSNNAERAAHYANAIAEAFVASQGRVRTEATDEAADWLKDRLKALNERLRASEDAVAAFRFEHKILNAGKDSTTQQLRVTDLNQQVSAARARTEEARARYEQVQRDLKANVEGPVKQDLLSMLRAQRSTLNDQIAQKKAVYGDRHPDLAISYSQLADINRQIEVERKKNIDTAKSEYEAQLEQQNALEKQLKTVETQMLVDGQALVKLQELQRDADANKNIYEQFLSRFKTTSEQRQLQSSQTKIASLAIPPMRSTRPPLALLLAALAIGSILTSTAAVAAMGNTSDRPAPAEAPAQTHSQTLARAEAADAQVQRPAPAARQPEAMPNLPVWARIPDLAPGAVPNTVWQRPIAATAELDLGAYLRPLLERIDRAPVRGCKVALVLSVGKSAGGNTVARSLNRAAVNRGMMSVLIRLLPEFAGHQPPVTEWQDGSTTAGLQSIDELLSAGRKADARPEDDIRSEFDLIVVHASNLALQPDAIALAAHADLIIPVVGAGELGSAAMRRVTAALSRYNTVPTGLVVNHAPAGSVAPEGSALSRAV; from the coding sequence ATGGCGTTCGGTAGAGGCGCATCTCCGCGAAGCATCGCCCCGACGGAGCCTGCGGCTTCGTGGGAAGCGCCGCGGGCTGCGACGGCGAGGCCGGACGGCGCTGCTCCGGCGCAGATCAAGGGATCGCTGACCGTCACCGGTGCGCTCTCCTTCCTGCGCGAGAATGGCCGGCGCATCCTGGCGCTGGCGCTGGCGCTGTTCGCCCTCGGCGTCATTGTCCTGATGGTCTTGCCGGTCCGGTATGCCGCGACGGCCCTGGTCGTCCTCGATCCCCGCGAGCTGCGCGTGACCTCGGAGCAGGACGTGCTGCCGGGCATCGGCCAGGATGCCGCGGCACTTCAGAGCCAGATCGAGATCGCCAAATCGGACGGCTTTCTCCGGCCCCTGATCGAGCAGCTCAAGATCGCCGACGACCAGGACATCGCGGGCGGTTACACCGACATGACGCGCCTGCTCGAAAAATTCCGCAACCGTCTCGATATCTCGCGCCGCGGACTGACCTACGTCATTGCGATTTCATTCACCTCGAACAATGCGGAGCGGGCCGCGCATTACGCCAATGCCATCGCCGAGGCATTCGTCGCGAGCCAGGGTCGTGTCCGCACCGAGGCGACGGACGAGGCGGCCGATTGGCTCAAGGACCGGCTGAAGGCATTGAACGAGCGCCTGCGCGCATCGGAAGATGCCGTTGCCGCCTTCAGGTTCGAGCACAAGATCCTCAATGCCGGCAAGGATTCCACGACCCAGCAATTGCGGGTGACCGACCTCAACCAGCAGGTCTCCGCCGCTCGCGCGCGCACCGAGGAAGCCAGGGCGCGTTACGAGCAGGTGCAGCGCGACCTCAAGGCCAATGTCGAAGGTCCGGTGAAGCAGGACCTCCTGAGCATGCTGCGCGCGCAGCGCTCGACCCTGAACGATCAGATCGCGCAGAAGAAAGCGGTGTACGGCGACCGCCATCCGGATCTTGCGATCTCCTACAGCCAGCTGGCTGACATCAACCGGCAGATCGAGGTCGAGCGGAAGAAGAACATCGACACGGCGAAGTCCGAATATGAGGCTCAGCTGGAGCAGCAGAACGCGCTGGAAAAGCAGCTCAAGACGGTCGAGACGCAGATGCTGGTCGACGGCCAGGCGCTGGTGAAGCTGCAGGAGCTGCAGCGCGACGCCGATGCCAACAAGAACATCTACGAGCAGTTCCTGTCGCGGTTCAAGACGACCAGCGAGCAGCGTCAGCTGCAGAGCTCCCAGACCAAGATCGCCTCGCTCGCGATCCCGCCAATGCGCTCGACGCGTCCGCCCCTCGCCTTGCTGCTGGCGGCGCTCGCGATCGGCTCGATCCTGACCTCGACGGCCGCCGTTGCGGCGATGGGAAACACGTCCGACAGGCCCGCGCCTGCCGAGGCTCCTGCTCAAACTCATTCTCAAACGCTTGCGCGTGCGGAAGCGGCGGACGCGCAAGTCCAGCGTCCGGCTCCGGCCGCGCGCCAGCCCGAGGCGATGCCAAACCTGCCTGTCTGGGCCCGCATTCCCGATCTGGCGCCTGGCGCCGTGCCCAACACCGTGTGGCAAAGGCCGATCGCCGCGACGGCCGAGCTCGATCTCGGCGCATATCTGCGTCCGCTTCTCGAGCGGATCGATCGCGCGCCGGTGCGTGGCTGCAAGGTCGCCCTCGTGCTGTCGGTCGGCAAAAGTGCCGGCGGCAACACCGTTGCGCGCTCGCTCAATCGCGCGGCGGTGAATCGGGGCATGATGAGCGTGCTGATCCGGCTCCTGCCGGAATTCGCCGGTCACCAGCCTCCGGTGACCGAATGGCAGGACGGCTCCACCACGGCAGGGCTGCAGTCGATCGACGAGCTGCTGAGCGCCGGCAGAAAAGCCGATGCCCGGCCCGAGGACGATATTCGCTCGGAGTTCGATCTGATCGTCGTCCATGCGAGCAATCTCGCCTTGCAGCCCGACGCCATCGCGCTGGCTGCGCACGCGGATCTGATCATCCCGGTGGTGGGTGCCGGCGAGCTCGGTTCGGCGGCGATGCGGCGGGTCACCGCAGCGCTGTCGAGGTACAACACGGTGCCGACCGGTCTCGTCGTCAATCACGCGCCGGCGGGTTCAGTGGCGCCTGAGGGCAGCGCGTTAAGCAGGGCGGTTTGA